The Mucilaginibacter rubeus genomic interval GGATCAGGGTTAAAAAGTTCTACCTGTTTTTCGACACTTTTAGTAAGCGGCTTTTCCGCTTTAATTACAAAGGGACGGAGTTTGGCATCGGCTGGCTACCGCTCGGCGGATATGTGCGTATGGCGGGAAGTATAGCTACGGCGGATGACAGTGATCCCGATGAAGATGCTGATGTACCCCCGGCTCATCGTTATGGCCATAAACCCGTGTGGCAAAGACTGATCGTTATGTCTGCCGGTATCTTTATGAACCTGCTGCTGGCATTACTGGTATATTGCGGGATGTTCCTGTATTACGGCAGGAACCAGGTTGCCGTATTTGGAAAAAATGCCATCATTCTACCGGGACAACTCGGTCTGCAGGCGGGCTTACAACCGGGCGACGAAGTGACCTCGATCAATGCGGACTCGGCATTGTATGAAGATGAATTACTGAGTACGCATTTGATGCACGGCAATACTGTGCTTTCCATTGTTCGCCGTCAGGGCAAAGAAAGGGTACACCTGCATGTGGCTGTTTCACCAAAGATTATGCAGTTGGTGGCAGATAAAGGGCTGACCCAATTCTTTTCCCTCAAAGCGGGGTTTCAGGTTGACTCATTTTTTACCAATGTCGATCTGCGCCGTAACCAGGCCTTTAAAAAGGCGCACATTATTGCCCTCAATGGGGATTCCGTGCGTTCCTACAATGATTTCATTATCCGGTTGAAAGAGAACGAGCAGCGGCAGTTATACCTGACTGTTATACATGATGGTAAAACCAGTACGATGCTGGCGCATAGAGATAAGGATGGCCATATTGGTTTCAGTTTGAATACCAATCTACCCGTGTTCAAACCTGAGCGTGTATCTATTGGTCAGTCACTGTCTGCCGGTTCCACGAAGGTTTGGAGCACCATTGCTCAAAACTCCAAAGGGTTGAGCCAGCTCGTTTCGGGTGAAGTGAAGGCAAAGGACGGGTTGGTAGGCCCGGTCCGTATCGCCACTTTATTTAGC includes:
- the rseP gene encoding RIP metalloprotease RseP, which codes for MSILIMIAQFLVGLSLLVFIHELGHFLAAKAFGIRVKKFYLFFDTFSKRLFRFNYKGTEFGIGWLPLGGYVRMAGSIATADDSDPDEDADVPPAHRYGHKPVWQRLIVMSAGIFMNLLLALLVYCGMFLYYGRNQVAVFGKNAIILPGQLGLQAGLQPGDEVTSINADSALYEDELLSTHLMHGNTVLSIVRRQGKERVHLHVAVSPKIMQLVADKGLTQFFSLKAGFQVDSFFTNVDLRRNQAFKKAHIIALNGDSVRSYNDFIIRLKENEQRQLYLTVIHDGKTSTMLAHRDKDGHIGFSLNTNLPVFKPERVSIGQSLSAGSTKVWSTIAQNSKGLSQLVSGEVKAKDGLVGPVRIATLFSGHFEAKRFWGLVALLSTALALLNVIPLAPMDGGVMAVLLYEAVTRKPVSRTFWAFFYLAGVVAIMLLSGYVLFNDIRALHQVSS